One Etheostoma cragini isolate CJK2018 chromosome 18, CSU_Ecrag_1.0, whole genome shotgun sequence DNA window includes the following coding sequences:
- the ppp1r13bb gene encoding protein phosphatase 1, regulatory subunit 13Bb isoform X3 has product MKRFVTIVLRGLVNFSKENPIWAKEHIRPPKKEIRRKRRAARRAKTMGRRNLMILTVYLSDGEQTVTEVPITPETTCRDVVEFCKEPGESGCHLAEVWRGNERAIPFEHMMYEHLQKWGPRKQEVKFFLRHEDSPTESSDQGSQQSQDQTGRKSGNTGEKHNENGVGNQRAELTLSELQEMATRQQQQIEAQQQMLVAKEQRLRYLKQQERRQQQTVSESEKLQRLKDRVESQEAKLKKIRAMRGQVDYSKVINGNLSAEIEQVSSLFQEKQAELQSAVLRVEQLSLQLEDLRRGKLNGIQSTLGGQVTGAAALELRKLYQELQIRNKLNQEQNSKLKQQKDLLNKRNMEVTLMDKRISELRERLYKKKAEARQKENLPLNRANGPPSPQPAPGTLGRVAAVGPYIQVPVPGRQDGGYTIPPDPLKPQALGVNNTANQGRTKSDGVRKPPGPWKVSDLDIVVDPVPPSLPELQPGTGACTGSDGTSPNDTGWPTLGKTTTSLKPPERRDSGTDTQGKSSPSGSPVASSAEKVLDPKMAVSSSAISKPQPPPYGSHLTSANSASSLDRRKDVPPPRPLPNPPAPAWPRVPASTGSSSQQIQQRISVPPSPTFQPNAPLFPPGLSERLDPPPSVAVPPFIPDRGSRPQSPRKGPPTMNSSSIYHMYLQKAAPKNQPFKPALKAVYGKPVFTPSSTPPSPLPFSPAGGAFPLLQGHLGGEDTLDGEFDDHEYFQQPEPLAPPPSVENIPRPLSPTKLTPMVHSPLRYQSDADLEVLRKKLANAPRPLKKRSSITEPEGPSGPNIQKLLYQRFNTLAGGIEGNVVSGSGSGNGAGNATPFYQPANPPAYLGGDSVADTHNGNLPSETPLPPPPGGQELGSEAPPPSTDANDNEPLPSPPELDPAEAEEAEEDDNNNNVGSSEALLPSPVPEVTTPEESGKVVSQPLEKRTNLKKPNSERTGHGFRVKFNPLALLLDASLEGEFDLVQRIIYEVENPSTANDEGITPLHNAVCAGHHHIVKFLLDFGVNVNAADSDGWTPLHCAASCNSVHLCKLLVESGAAIFASTISDVETAADKCEEMEEGYIQCSQFLYGVQEKLGVMNKGTVYALWDYKTHNQDELAFSEGDAITILRRQDDTETEWWWAQLEDNEGYVPRNLLGLYPRIKPRQRSLA; this is encoded by the exons AACGGGCGATTCCCTTCGAGCACATGATGTATGAACATCTGCAGAAATGGGGGCCTCGGAAACAAGAAGTCAAGTTCTTCCTCCGGCATGAAGATTCACCTACGGAGAGCAGTGATCAAG GGAGTCAGCAGTCTCAGGATCAGACAGGTCGTAAAAGTGGAAACACTGGAGAGAAGCACAATGAGAACGGG gtggGCAATCAGCGTGCGGAGCTCACGCTGTCGGAGCTGCAGGAGATGGCCAcgcggcagcagcagcaaatcGAGGCTCAGCAGCAGATGCTCGTCGCAAAG GAGCAACGTTTGCGTTACCTGAAGCAGCAGGAGCGGCGTCAGCAGCAAACAGTTTCAGAGAGTGAGAAGCTGCAGAGGCTGAAAGATCGCGTGGAGAGCCAGGAGGCAAAGCTCAAGAAGATCCGGGCAATGAGAGGCCAGGTGGACTACAGCAAGGTCATCAATGGCAACCTGT CGGCAGAGATTGAGCAAGTCAGCAGCCTTTTCCAAGAGAAGCAAGCCGAGTTACAGTCTGCGGTGTTGAGGGTGGAGCAGCTCAGCCTACAGCTGGAGGACCTGCGCAGGGGAAAGCTCAACGGCATACAGAGCACCCTGGGGGGGCAAGTAACTGGTGCTGCAGCCCTAGAGCTCCGGAAACTCTACCAGGAGCTTCAG ATCCGGAACAAGTTGAACCAGGAGCAAAACAGCAAGCTGAAGCAACAAAAGGACCTTCTCAACAAACGCAACATGGAAGTGACGCTCATGGACAAGCGCATCAGTGAGCTGCGCGAACGCCTCTACAAGAAAAAAGCTGAGGCACGTCAAAAAGAAAACCTTCCT TTGAACAGAGCCAACGGGCCTCCCTCTCCCCAGCCTGCTCCTGGTACTCTGGGCCGTGTTGCTGCTGTCGGGCCGTACATCCAGGTCCCTGTACCGGGCCGGCAGGATGGAGGCTACACCATACCACCAGATCCACTGAAGCCTCAGGCTCTGGGCGTTAATAACACAGCCAACCAAGGCCGCACCAAGTCAG ACGGTGTGCGAAAGCCTCCCGGCCCTTGGAAAGTGTCTGATTTAGACATCGTTGTGGACCCAGTACCCCCGTCCCTTCCAGAATTACAACCGGGCACCGGAGCCTGCACTGGCTCCGACGGCACGTCCC CTAATGATACTGGTTGGCCTACTTTAGGCAAGACCACCACATCTCTAAAGCCTCCTGAGAGACGGGACTCAGGGACTGATACCCAGGGCAAGAGCTCTCCCTCAGGCTCCCCCGTCGCTTCAAGTGCTGAAAAG GTGCTAGACCCCAAAATGGCCGTGTCCTCCTCTGCCATATCCAAGCCACAACCGCCTCCCTATGGCTCCCACCTCACCTCTGCAAACTCTGCTAGCTCCTTGGATCGGCGCAAGGATGTACCTCCTCCTCGCCCCCTCCCGAACCCGCCGGCACCTGCTTGGCCCCGCGTTCCCGCCTCCACAGGCTCGTCCTCGCAGCAGATCCAGCAGCGAATCTCGGTGCCGCCAAGTCCCACCTTTCAGCCTAATGCACCGCTTTTCCCTCCTGGGCTGAGTGAGCGGCTGGATCCCCCGCCATCTGTTGCAGTACCCCCCTTCATCCCAGACCGAGGATCACGGCCTCAGTCACCCCGGAAGGGCCCACCTACCATGAACTCCAGCTCCATCTATCACATGTACCTCCAGAAGGCAGCGCCAAAGAACCAGCCATTCAAGCCTGCTCTCAAAGCCG TATATGGGAAGCCTGTTTTCACCCCCAGCTCGACCCCACCCTCGCCTCTGCCTTTCTCCCCGGCAGGAGGGGCCTTCCCATTGCTCCAAGGCCACCTCGGTGGTGAGGACACTTTGGACGGAGAATTTGATGATCATGAGTACTTCCAGCAGCCGGAGCCCTTGGCGCCTCCTCCCAGTGTGGAGAACATCCCACGACCACTCAGCCCTACTAAGCTAACACCCATGGTACACTCCCCGCTGCGCTACCAAAGTGACGCCGATCTTGAGGTGCTCCGCAAAAAACTGGCCAACGCTCCGAGACCGCTCAAGAAGCGCAGCTCCATCACAGAACCGGAGGGCCCCAGCGGACCTAACATCCAGAAACTGCTCTACCAGAGGTTCAACACTCTAGCAGGAGGCATAGAGGGAAATGTAGTCAGTGGATCAGGAAGTGGCAACGGTGCGGGTAATGCAACGCCATTTTATCAGCCAGCTAACCCTCCCGCATATCTGGGAGGCGACTCTGTGGCCGATACCCACAATGGCAACCTCCCCTCTGAGACGCCGCTACCGCCACCACCAGGGGGACAGGAGCTGGGCTCCGAGGCTCCGCCTCCATCTACTGACGCTAATGACAATGAGCCGCTGCCCTCGCCACCAGAGCTGGATCCTGCGGAAGCAGAGGAAGCAGAGGAGGACGACAACAATAACAACGTGGGAAGCTCTGAGGCGTTGTTGCCCAGCCCTGTGCCAGAGGTGACCACCCCAGAAGAGAGCGGCAAAGTGGTCTCACAGCCCCTG GAGAAGCGCACAAACCTGAAGAAGCCAAACTCTGAGCGCACCGGCCACGGCTTCAGGGTGAAGTTCAACCCTCTGGCCCTGCTGCTGGATGCCTCATTGGAGGGAGAATTTGATCTCGTCCAGAGGATCATCTATGAG gtGGAGAATCCTAGCACCGCCAATGACGAGGGCATCACTCCGCTGCACAACGCAGTGTGCGCGGGACATCACCACATTGTCAAGTTCTTGCTGGATTTCGGTGTGAACGTCAATGCTGCAGACAGTGATGGATG GACTCCGCTTCACTGTGCCGCCTCCTGCAACAGTGTTCATCTCTGCAAGTTGTTAGTCGAGTCAGGGGCCGCCATCTTTGCCAGCACCATTAGCGATGTGGAAACTGCTGCAGATAAATGCGAGGAAATGGAAGAGGGCTACATCCAGTGCTCCCAGTTTCTATATG GTGTTCAGGAGAAGTTGGGTGTAATGAACAAGGGGACAGTGTATGCCCTGTGGGATTACAAAACTCACAACCAGGACGAGCTGGCGTTCAGCGAGGGGGACGCCATCACTATTCTGCGACGACAGGACGACACTGAAACAGAGTGGTGGTGGGCGCAACTCGAGGACAACGAGGGCTACGTGCCCCGCAACCTGCTGG
- the ppp1r13bb gene encoding protein phosphatase 1, regulatory subunit 13Bb isoform X9 produces MILTVYLSDGEQTVTEVPITPETTCRDVVEFCKEPGESGCHLAEVWRGNERAIPFEHMMYEHLQKWGPRKQEVKFFLRHEDSPTESSDQGSQQSQDQTGRKSGNTGEKHNENGVGNQRAELTLSELQEMATRQQQQIEAQQQMLVAKEQRLRYLKQQERRQQQTVSESEKLQRLKDRVESQEAKLKKIRAMRGQVDYSKVINGNLSAEIEQVSSLFQEKQAELQSAVLRVEQLSLQLEDLRRGKLNGIQSTLGGQVTGAAALELRKLYQELQIRNKLNQEQNSKLKQQKDLLNKRNMEVTLMDKRISELRERLYKKKAEARQKENLPLNRANGPPSPQPAPGTLGRVAAVGPYIQVPVPGRQDGGYTIPPDPLKPQALGVNNTANQGRTKSDGVRKPPGPWKVSDLDIVVDPVPPSLPELQPGTGACTGSDGTSPNDTGWPTLGKTTTSLKPPERRDSGTDTQGKSSPSGSPVASSAEKVLDPKMAVSSSAISKPQPPPYGSHLTSANSASSLDRRKDVPPPRPLPNPPAPAWPRVPASTGSSSQQIQQRISVPPSPTFQPNAPLFPPGLSERLDPPPSVAVPPFIPDRGSRPQSPRKGPPTMNSSSIYHMYLQKAAPKNQPFKPALKAVYGKPVFTPSSTPPSPLPFSPAGGAFPLLQGHLGGEDTLDGEFDDHEYFQQPEPLAPPPSVENIPRPLSPTKLTPMVHSPLRYQSDADLEVLRKKLANAPRPLKKRSSITEPEGPSGPNIQKLLYQRFNTLAGGIEGNVVSGSGSGNGAGNATPFYQPANPPAYLGGDSVADTHNGNLPSETPLPPPPGGQELGSEAPPPSTDANDNEPLPSPPELDPAEAEEAEEDDNNNNVGSSEALLPSPVPEVTTPEESGKVVSQPLEKRTNLKKPNSERTGHGFRVKFNPLALLLDASLEGEFDLVQRIIYEVCHDCVENPSTANDEGITPLHNAVCAGHHHIVKFLLDFGVNVNAADSDGWTPLHCAASCNSVHLCKLLVESGAAIFASTISDVETAADKCEEMEEGYIQCSQFLYGVQEKLGVMNKGTVYALWDYKTHNQDELAFSEGDAITILRRQDDTETEWWWAQLEDNEGYVPRNLLGLYPRIKPRQRSLA; encoded by the exons AACGGGCGATTCCCTTCGAGCACATGATGTATGAACATCTGCAGAAATGGGGGCCTCGGAAACAAGAAGTCAAGTTCTTCCTCCGGCATGAAGATTCACCTACGGAGAGCAGTGATCAAG GGAGTCAGCAGTCTCAGGATCAGACAGGTCGTAAAAGTGGAAACACTGGAGAGAAGCACAATGAGAACGGG gtggGCAATCAGCGTGCGGAGCTCACGCTGTCGGAGCTGCAGGAGATGGCCAcgcggcagcagcagcaaatcGAGGCTCAGCAGCAGATGCTCGTCGCAAAG GAGCAACGTTTGCGTTACCTGAAGCAGCAGGAGCGGCGTCAGCAGCAAACAGTTTCAGAGAGTGAGAAGCTGCAGAGGCTGAAAGATCGCGTGGAGAGCCAGGAGGCAAAGCTCAAGAAGATCCGGGCAATGAGAGGCCAGGTGGACTACAGCAAGGTCATCAATGGCAACCTGT CGGCAGAGATTGAGCAAGTCAGCAGCCTTTTCCAAGAGAAGCAAGCCGAGTTACAGTCTGCGGTGTTGAGGGTGGAGCAGCTCAGCCTACAGCTGGAGGACCTGCGCAGGGGAAAGCTCAACGGCATACAGAGCACCCTGGGGGGGCAAGTAACTGGTGCTGCAGCCCTAGAGCTCCGGAAACTCTACCAGGAGCTTCAG ATCCGGAACAAGTTGAACCAGGAGCAAAACAGCAAGCTGAAGCAACAAAAGGACCTTCTCAACAAACGCAACATGGAAGTGACGCTCATGGACAAGCGCATCAGTGAGCTGCGCGAACGCCTCTACAAGAAAAAAGCTGAGGCACGTCAAAAAGAAAACCTTCCT TTGAACAGAGCCAACGGGCCTCCCTCTCCCCAGCCTGCTCCTGGTACTCTGGGCCGTGTTGCTGCTGTCGGGCCGTACATCCAGGTCCCTGTACCGGGCCGGCAGGATGGAGGCTACACCATACCACCAGATCCACTGAAGCCTCAGGCTCTGGGCGTTAATAACACAGCCAACCAAGGCCGCACCAAGTCAG ACGGTGTGCGAAAGCCTCCCGGCCCTTGGAAAGTGTCTGATTTAGACATCGTTGTGGACCCAGTACCCCCGTCCCTTCCAGAATTACAACCGGGCACCGGAGCCTGCACTGGCTCCGACGGCACGTCCC CTAATGATACTGGTTGGCCTACTTTAGGCAAGACCACCACATCTCTAAAGCCTCCTGAGAGACGGGACTCAGGGACTGATACCCAGGGCAAGAGCTCTCCCTCAGGCTCCCCCGTCGCTTCAAGTGCTGAAAAG GTGCTAGACCCCAAAATGGCCGTGTCCTCCTCTGCCATATCCAAGCCACAACCGCCTCCCTATGGCTCCCACCTCACCTCTGCAAACTCTGCTAGCTCCTTGGATCGGCGCAAGGATGTACCTCCTCCTCGCCCCCTCCCGAACCCGCCGGCACCTGCTTGGCCCCGCGTTCCCGCCTCCACAGGCTCGTCCTCGCAGCAGATCCAGCAGCGAATCTCGGTGCCGCCAAGTCCCACCTTTCAGCCTAATGCACCGCTTTTCCCTCCTGGGCTGAGTGAGCGGCTGGATCCCCCGCCATCTGTTGCAGTACCCCCCTTCATCCCAGACCGAGGATCACGGCCTCAGTCACCCCGGAAGGGCCCACCTACCATGAACTCCAGCTCCATCTATCACATGTACCTCCAGAAGGCAGCGCCAAAGAACCAGCCATTCAAGCCTGCTCTCAAAGCCG TATATGGGAAGCCTGTTTTCACCCCCAGCTCGACCCCACCCTCGCCTCTGCCTTTCTCCCCGGCAGGAGGGGCCTTCCCATTGCTCCAAGGCCACCTCGGTGGTGAGGACACTTTGGACGGAGAATTTGATGATCATGAGTACTTCCAGCAGCCGGAGCCCTTGGCGCCTCCTCCCAGTGTGGAGAACATCCCACGACCACTCAGCCCTACTAAGCTAACACCCATGGTACACTCCCCGCTGCGCTACCAAAGTGACGCCGATCTTGAGGTGCTCCGCAAAAAACTGGCCAACGCTCCGAGACCGCTCAAGAAGCGCAGCTCCATCACAGAACCGGAGGGCCCCAGCGGACCTAACATCCAGAAACTGCTCTACCAGAGGTTCAACACTCTAGCAGGAGGCATAGAGGGAAATGTAGTCAGTGGATCAGGAAGTGGCAACGGTGCGGGTAATGCAACGCCATTTTATCAGCCAGCTAACCCTCCCGCATATCTGGGAGGCGACTCTGTGGCCGATACCCACAATGGCAACCTCCCCTCTGAGACGCCGCTACCGCCACCACCAGGGGGACAGGAGCTGGGCTCCGAGGCTCCGCCTCCATCTACTGACGCTAATGACAATGAGCCGCTGCCCTCGCCACCAGAGCTGGATCCTGCGGAAGCAGAGGAAGCAGAGGAGGACGACAACAATAACAACGTGGGAAGCTCTGAGGCGTTGTTGCCCAGCCCTGTGCCAGAGGTGACCACCCCAGAAGAGAGCGGCAAAGTGGTCTCACAGCCCCTG GAGAAGCGCACAAACCTGAAGAAGCCAAACTCTGAGCGCACCGGCCACGGCTTCAGGGTGAAGTTCAACCCTCTGGCCCTGCTGCTGGATGCCTCATTGGAGGGAGAATTTGATCTCGTCCAGAGGATCATCTATGAGGTATGTCACGACTGT gtGGAGAATCCTAGCACCGCCAATGACGAGGGCATCACTCCGCTGCACAACGCAGTGTGCGCGGGACATCACCACATTGTCAAGTTCTTGCTGGATTTCGGTGTGAACGTCAATGCTGCAGACAGTGATGGATG GACTCCGCTTCACTGTGCCGCCTCCTGCAACAGTGTTCATCTCTGCAAGTTGTTAGTCGAGTCAGGGGCCGCCATCTTTGCCAGCACCATTAGCGATGTGGAAACTGCTGCAGATAAATGCGAGGAAATGGAAGAGGGCTACATCCAGTGCTCCCAGTTTCTATATG GTGTTCAGGAGAAGTTGGGTGTAATGAACAAGGGGACAGTGTATGCCCTGTGGGATTACAAAACTCACAACCAGGACGAGCTGGCGTTCAGCGAGGGGGACGCCATCACTATTCTGCGACGACAGGACGACACTGAAACAGAGTGGTGGTGGGCGCAACTCGAGGACAACGAGGGCTACGTGCCCCGCAACCTGCTGG
- the ppp1r13bb gene encoding protein phosphatase 1, regulatory subunit 13Bb isoform X7 codes for MMPMILTVYLSDGEQTVTEVPITPETTCRDVVEFCKEPGESGCHLAEVWRGNERAIPFEHMMYEHLQKWGPRKQEVKFFLRHEDSPTESSDQGSQQSQDQTGRKSGNTGEKHNENGVGNQRAELTLSELQEMATRQQQQIEAQQQMLVAKEQRLRYLKQQERRQQQTVSESEKLQRLKDRVESQEAKLKKIRAMRGQVDYSKVINGNLSAEIEQVSSLFQEKQAELQSAVLRVEQLSLQLEDLRRGKLNGIQSTLGGQVTGAAALELRKLYQELQIRNKLNQEQNSKLKQQKDLLNKRNMEVTLMDKRISELRERLYKKKAEARQKENLPLNRANGPPSPQPAPGTLGRVAAVGPYIQVPVPGRQDGGYTIPPDPLKPQALGVNNTANQGRTKSDGVRKPPGPWKVSDLDIVVDPVPPSLPELQPGTGACTGSDGTSPNDTGWPTLGKTTTSLKPPERRDSGTDTQGKSSPSGSPVASSAEKVLDPKMAVSSSAISKPQPPPYGSHLTSANSASSLDRRKDVPPPRPLPNPPAPAWPRVPASTGSSSQQIQQRISVPPSPTFQPNAPLFPPGLSERLDPPPSVAVPPFIPDRGSRPQSPRKGPPTMNSSSIYHMYLQKAAPKNQPFKPALKAVYGKPVFTPSSTPPSPLPFSPAGGAFPLLQGHLGGEDTLDGEFDDHEYFQQPEPLAPPPSVENIPRPLSPTKLTPMVHSPLRYQSDADLEVLRKKLANAPRPLKKRSSITEPEGPSGPNIQKLLYQRFNTLAGGIEGNVVSGSGSGNGAGNATPFYQPANPPAYLGGDSVADTHNGNLPSETPLPPPPGGQELGSEAPPPSTDANDNEPLPSPPELDPAEAEEAEEDDNNNNVGSSEALLPSPVPEVTTPEESGKVVSQPLEKRTNLKKPNSERTGHGFRVKFNPLALLLDASLEGEFDLVQRIIYEVCHDCVENPSTANDEGITPLHNAVCAGHHHIVKFLLDFGVNVNAADSDGWTPLHCAASCNSVHLCKLLVESGAAIFASTISDVETAADKCEEMEEGYIQCSQFLYGVQEKLGVMNKGTVYALWDYKTHNQDELAFSEGDAITILRRQDDTETEWWWAQLEDNEGYVPRNLLGLYPRIKPRQRSLA; via the exons AACGGGCGATTCCCTTCGAGCACATGATGTATGAACATCTGCAGAAATGGGGGCCTCGGAAACAAGAAGTCAAGTTCTTCCTCCGGCATGAAGATTCACCTACGGAGAGCAGTGATCAAG GGAGTCAGCAGTCTCAGGATCAGACAGGTCGTAAAAGTGGAAACACTGGAGAGAAGCACAATGAGAACGGG gtggGCAATCAGCGTGCGGAGCTCACGCTGTCGGAGCTGCAGGAGATGGCCAcgcggcagcagcagcaaatcGAGGCTCAGCAGCAGATGCTCGTCGCAAAG GAGCAACGTTTGCGTTACCTGAAGCAGCAGGAGCGGCGTCAGCAGCAAACAGTTTCAGAGAGTGAGAAGCTGCAGAGGCTGAAAGATCGCGTGGAGAGCCAGGAGGCAAAGCTCAAGAAGATCCGGGCAATGAGAGGCCAGGTGGACTACAGCAAGGTCATCAATGGCAACCTGT CGGCAGAGATTGAGCAAGTCAGCAGCCTTTTCCAAGAGAAGCAAGCCGAGTTACAGTCTGCGGTGTTGAGGGTGGAGCAGCTCAGCCTACAGCTGGAGGACCTGCGCAGGGGAAAGCTCAACGGCATACAGAGCACCCTGGGGGGGCAAGTAACTGGTGCTGCAGCCCTAGAGCTCCGGAAACTCTACCAGGAGCTTCAG ATCCGGAACAAGTTGAACCAGGAGCAAAACAGCAAGCTGAAGCAACAAAAGGACCTTCTCAACAAACGCAACATGGAAGTGACGCTCATGGACAAGCGCATCAGTGAGCTGCGCGAACGCCTCTACAAGAAAAAAGCTGAGGCACGTCAAAAAGAAAACCTTCCT TTGAACAGAGCCAACGGGCCTCCCTCTCCCCAGCCTGCTCCTGGTACTCTGGGCCGTGTTGCTGCTGTCGGGCCGTACATCCAGGTCCCTGTACCGGGCCGGCAGGATGGAGGCTACACCATACCACCAGATCCACTGAAGCCTCAGGCTCTGGGCGTTAATAACACAGCCAACCAAGGCCGCACCAAGTCAG ACGGTGTGCGAAAGCCTCCCGGCCCTTGGAAAGTGTCTGATTTAGACATCGTTGTGGACCCAGTACCCCCGTCCCTTCCAGAATTACAACCGGGCACCGGAGCCTGCACTGGCTCCGACGGCACGTCCC CTAATGATACTGGTTGGCCTACTTTAGGCAAGACCACCACATCTCTAAAGCCTCCTGAGAGACGGGACTCAGGGACTGATACCCAGGGCAAGAGCTCTCCCTCAGGCTCCCCCGTCGCTTCAAGTGCTGAAAAG GTGCTAGACCCCAAAATGGCCGTGTCCTCCTCTGCCATATCCAAGCCACAACCGCCTCCCTATGGCTCCCACCTCACCTCTGCAAACTCTGCTAGCTCCTTGGATCGGCGCAAGGATGTACCTCCTCCTCGCCCCCTCCCGAACCCGCCGGCACCTGCTTGGCCCCGCGTTCCCGCCTCCACAGGCTCGTCCTCGCAGCAGATCCAGCAGCGAATCTCGGTGCCGCCAAGTCCCACCTTTCAGCCTAATGCACCGCTTTTCCCTCCTGGGCTGAGTGAGCGGCTGGATCCCCCGCCATCTGTTGCAGTACCCCCCTTCATCCCAGACCGAGGATCACGGCCTCAGTCACCCCGGAAGGGCCCACCTACCATGAACTCCAGCTCCATCTATCACATGTACCTCCAGAAGGCAGCGCCAAAGAACCAGCCATTCAAGCCTGCTCTCAAAGCCG TATATGGGAAGCCTGTTTTCACCCCCAGCTCGACCCCACCCTCGCCTCTGCCTTTCTCCCCGGCAGGAGGGGCCTTCCCATTGCTCCAAGGCCACCTCGGTGGTGAGGACACTTTGGACGGAGAATTTGATGATCATGAGTACTTCCAGCAGCCGGAGCCCTTGGCGCCTCCTCCCAGTGTGGAGAACATCCCACGACCACTCAGCCCTACTAAGCTAACACCCATGGTACACTCCCCGCTGCGCTACCAAAGTGACGCCGATCTTGAGGTGCTCCGCAAAAAACTGGCCAACGCTCCGAGACCGCTCAAGAAGCGCAGCTCCATCACAGAACCGGAGGGCCCCAGCGGACCTAACATCCAGAAACTGCTCTACCAGAGGTTCAACACTCTAGCAGGAGGCATAGAGGGAAATGTAGTCAGTGGATCAGGAAGTGGCAACGGTGCGGGTAATGCAACGCCATTTTATCAGCCAGCTAACCCTCCCGCATATCTGGGAGGCGACTCTGTGGCCGATACCCACAATGGCAACCTCCCCTCTGAGACGCCGCTACCGCCACCACCAGGGGGACAGGAGCTGGGCTCCGAGGCTCCGCCTCCATCTACTGACGCTAATGACAATGAGCCGCTGCCCTCGCCACCAGAGCTGGATCCTGCGGAAGCAGAGGAAGCAGAGGAGGACGACAACAATAACAACGTGGGAAGCTCTGAGGCGTTGTTGCCCAGCCCTGTGCCAGAGGTGACCACCCCAGAAGAGAGCGGCAAAGTGGTCTCACAGCCCCTG GAGAAGCGCACAAACCTGAAGAAGCCAAACTCTGAGCGCACCGGCCACGGCTTCAGGGTGAAGTTCAACCCTCTGGCCCTGCTGCTGGATGCCTCATTGGAGGGAGAATTTGATCTCGTCCAGAGGATCATCTATGAGGTATGTCACGACTGT gtGGAGAATCCTAGCACCGCCAATGACGAGGGCATCACTCCGCTGCACAACGCAGTGTGCGCGGGACATCACCACATTGTCAAGTTCTTGCTGGATTTCGGTGTGAACGTCAATGCTGCAGACAGTGATGGATG GACTCCGCTTCACTGTGCCGCCTCCTGCAACAGTGTTCATCTCTGCAAGTTGTTAGTCGAGTCAGGGGCCGCCATCTTTGCCAGCACCATTAGCGATGTGGAAACTGCTGCAGATAAATGCGAGGAAATGGAAGAGGGCTACATCCAGTGCTCCCAGTTTCTATATG GTGTTCAGGAGAAGTTGGGTGTAATGAACAAGGGGACAGTGTATGCCCTGTGGGATTACAAAACTCACAACCAGGACGAGCTGGCGTTCAGCGAGGGGGACGCCATCACTATTCTGCGACGACAGGACGACACTGAAACAGAGTGGTGGTGGGCGCAACTCGAGGACAACGAGGGCTACGTGCCCCGCAACCTGCTGG